AAGAACTTAAATAAAAATACTTAATAACATGGCGATGATAGTGTAAAAATTCTTTTGCAAGAAGTTAAACTCGTTTGTTGTTCTTGTGTTAGCAATTAAAGAATAGCTTGTTTGTCGCGTCTTGATTGTGAAACTCATAATCTAATTGCATTAGAGAAAGCCTCAAATTGTTACATAAAAAATAGTAGCAATAAAATGAGAAAGAAAGGAAGATAAATAGTAGGCAATTAATGACACACCTAAAGCCTCAACGAGATACACAATAACCTTGGTTCGGCTTGCAAAGTATGCTTGGAATGATTCTACCACACATGAGCAACCCTGTTTATGGAAATGAAGTCAATTTAAGTATTTCTGGATAACATCACAAGGTTATATTTTGTAACAGAAAAGCATGAGAAATCTTCCGTAATTTTTCTGTAAAGAGGGACATGATCTCTGAAATAGTATTAGCAGATAGATAGATGCTAACTGACTACTAACACCTTTAGTGACATTTTAGGAATTCAAAAGCATCTCTGCTCTACACTTTTTCTCTTAGGTTTTAGTACCTTATACAGAGCACAAGTCCCTCTTCTATGAAATTGCAAGTCATCAGCCGTATGCTGCTAGTTATAAAATCTGAGGTCTCAAAACTCTAAACTTCCCGGCTTCAATTTTGGGGATAACATTTACTCCATTTCTATCTAATCTCTTCCCCCTTATATATCATAcagaaaaaataagaatttcatcAATCTAAGCAATATTCCCAAATCACAACAATTATTACTTAAAATCGTTTATAAGTAAAAATCTACCAAGAAGAATAAATAACTAGCCTTTTGAACTTGTGCCATCCATAAAGGACCCTCTTAGATTATAGTGACAAAGTTATAACATAACAAATTGAATAAAGGAACCTTTAATATCCAAAATTTTACTTAACGACAAgaaattatttgcataatttagTAAAAAGAATGATCAAAATACAAAAGAGTAAAAGACTTAACCTTGATAAAGCAAAGAAATGATCCAATCAAGGAACCCCACACTGCAAGAATAGTGAAAAACCGACAGCTATAAATAACCTGCAAGAAAGCAAATTTCATATATCACAAGTTAAGAGAGTGAAACATAAAACAAATACTATAATTCACTCTATATATTCCAATTAAGATGTCACCTTCTCTACATTTTTCTCTAAGTTTTCTTCAGGAATATGAAGCGTGCTTGAATCAATATCAGACTGAATAACTGGTGATGAAACATGAACTGAAGAACGGGTGCAACGAACTGAAATAGTAGATAAGGAAACTGGAAATTCAAAACCAGAAATCTGAAACCATTTCACAGTTGAAGCTGATTTTGAGTTCTTCACAAAGATTGGAGCTTTTAAATTTGTGGATAAACCTCTAGTACAAAGTTTCATGGTGGACAAAATTAATCATAGAGTAGTAGTGCCTGAAAAAAACAAAGAAGTATCTTTTATAAGATACTGGACATGTTTGGAATACTGAGAATAATGATATATACTTTGTCCTTTTCTGATTTTTCTTAGTGGAAGAGTATTGGCCGCACACATGTAAACTTAAAGTCTTTTTCAGTTTGCCAAAGAGCAACACATGTAAGTACCCAATCATAAAATTTGTTGAAATTTGGATGCGAAAATGTTATGTTAGCGAAAGTAGATTTTTACTCTTACGTTTTGCGCAGAATGAGCTCCTTTCCTAGCAAAAGTTGCTACAGTCTCCAGAGAGAAATTGTCACAAAGACCTCCATCAAACTTGAATTTGACATATTAcctcctattttttttttctcaatttcttttgattagaaaaatagctaaataagtGGGTTAAGATAGTTGGAACCTTTATAATATTTCCAAAACTTATAAGGTCAGCTATTAAACATTGAAAaatctttatttcttttatttttcctgtcaatttctctttcttctctctcacTCACGCACTTGACCACGGTGGTTTCAAACGGCCTCCAACAAGAATCAAGCTTCGATTTTAGGTTGAATCGTCCATATAGGCCCAACAAGCACCGTATATTTACTCAAAACTTTTTAATTTTGGGTAAATCCTAAATTCCTATTTTTTCGTTTCTTACCACTGTGATTTGAGGTTTGTAGAGGAATTCGTACATGTGCATTTGCAATTTTGATTTGGTTGTGTATAACCATATCTTATATGACGTGGGTGGTTATATTTCCTTGTTCGACTACCTTTGGGTTctgtattttaaatttttgtcAGTCTGGCGATCTAATGTTTATTAATAAACCTGTGGTCGATTGTCGTCTGGTCATAACTTTTTACTGGAGCTAGGGCTTGTTTTTATTATTCCGATCGTaagttttaaattattaaatgtgATATTGCATATTTGCATGTAGGTAACATGAGAACGAAATCAGTTGCTAAGATGATGGTGAACAAGCTGAAGATGGTGAAGATGAGTTGTAAAGTGAAACAGATGGAGTAGGTAAAGGTGACCAGGATGTCCATTAATTCCTATGTTTGAATTGGTCATGAGACAATTTTTTTTGGTGAACTAGTTATAATTTGTGATATTTGGATCTACCTTTATGTAATGAAACTACCTTTTGTCGATTATGTGTTGTTGCTGTAATTGTTTTCCGATGCACTTCTTTTTGTATTACAACAAGCTAGAGATTACCTAATAGACAATATGTCTAGTAATAAACTAGTTACTTGATTGCGTAATAGACACTGGGTCCATTAATAAACTAGCTATTTAGTTGCGTAATAGTCTCAAACTCGCGTCTAATAACTTCATCAAATATCACATTACCAAACAAACTGTTTAATATCCTTCATTCAGTAGAACATTACATGATCCAAACTTTCAACAAAGAAAACttagaataattaaatttttccTACCAACAAACCAATATTCCTTCTCATTTCATCACCCACGCTGCCACGAATCCGACAACGATGCACAAGAGCATAATTTCACTTATTCAGACTTATTTTCTTCATCTTAACCATTGATCATGTCCAACTATGTCTTATAAAaaagactaagcggtcgttgcaaatataatctagTTTACAAGTCCGAAGTCAAATCCCATAGGGAATTAACCTATGAATCCCACTCACTAGTCTCGCAAGAATTCGATTAATCAACTTTCAGAAATATTGAATAATAAGTTGAGTGTTTACTAAATaaaagcaaaataattaaaatgatgTAAATTTATAACTAACAGGGTAAATATTGTAAACAAGATTGGAAAAGTCTagggttatgatttccccaattgtcggaatctcccccgctacgttttctataaattcgcctaagtattctatACCGATtgtgagtactttgggtgtcaTAGTTTTTTTTCTAgaaactaccataatttactagatgtattctttcgaactacgctagctagcACTAATTCACCGCTTATTACGATCGCGCCAAGGTTTTGTTAtttctaatcccgcctttaaaccctccgtattgatttcTCAAAtgcgttaggagtgatgttgttcaatgaCTACCTAAATGCGTAACCTCTTTCAAGAAGTATACTAAATATGCacagttaattgagagctcttcaatcaacAACAAGGAAAACATAGTTGAATAAGTAGAGAAAGATCAATGACAAATTTATATTAAATGCagtagaaaatcatccttcattaggttccatcaaaccctagatgagaaAGCTTAGCTACTCATAAATGTATAAACAATCATCATGATGTTCAAAGATATTAAACTACAAAGTAAAGAGAAACGGAGGGAAACCACATTTGATTCCTTGCTCCACAGCGCTCTATAGCCTTTTTTATTCTCCAAATAATGTCCAACCTTCCCTCAACTTAGTTAGGGAGTATTTATATGTTAGGGTCGAGGTCCTTGAGTCCAAATCCAGATTGGAATATTTTTAATTCGCGAACAACTGGCCGTCGGGCACCTGAACTCACGAGGCCAGGCTTGTAGCACACTTGGGACCTCGCGAGGCGAGGCCTATAGCGAGACAAAGCTGGCTATAGAGCTGGCGATGCTGGCATGTAGCCAGGCTTGGGTAATTTGTacttttgtgctcttttcttgtatttcgTCCTCTTTTAGTTCAACTTTCACTCGACTTTGTCTTCCGatactcctacacataaaacaacataatttagctcaaatatcgcacAATTAAgcactaaaccaacaaaatataaggtgagtaatgtactaaaaatatagaattatgGCCAAACAttactaccccacacttaaacgttgctcgtcctcgagttaACCACCAATTCATATTAACCTTGagtactttattttcttttaacaCATCCGAAGCATAccatacctatgactatggttgataacaacaattaaactttagcatatgcctTAAACACGCACGTCCCTTTAATTTATGCCATActtcaataatttatttaacaccAAGACAACATactcataacaatcctagcctcacaaaccgactcaatatcacaatgcattcatggcttgaacacttaacatcatagagaaatctaataacGTCACATATCTCTCgcgaaatcatgtgccctcacaacaagaacaaaagagtaagttgaatccacacattcaaatcaaatgctcaaatatatttgaAGGACTCACATATGTCAAAGAAAttcctcactctcacaaagaagtcacatgcatgcacaaagtaccataggcttgcccattatgtaaacctccACTGATGTAGGCTGGCTCGATCTATTATGATATATTTTTAgaacactttaacacatcacatatttaactttaagcgcaaattcttcaatccaAACTTTGATTTCACAAACAATATTACCCCAAGAGCGTTCCCTTTTTCTTTAAGGCACTAATTTATTTCACACCTACTAGCAAGGACAATATATCAATTTCTTCATCTACATATTTTTTCTTCTCAACTATGTAttacttttttcttcttttgcaaGTTTTCTCTTCTTTATAATTTTCGCTAGTAGTGTATTCTTTTGTAAAACACGTGCACCTTTTTTCTTTTAGTGTtttcactcaaaagtcacccaagttccctccttacttcttctagcgctcattttataattaaagtactttaagaggtaaaaggatcaaaacaatggcAATTAAGAATAaaggggtataggcttgtaatgtggtttccaaataaaagtctataagcTCAATatggttgactagggataatttttATTTGTGGTAAACATTTAGCTCAAAAAGATTAATGAAAGCCTAAAATCCTTTTTGAAACCGAGCAAAGCCTagaatttcgcttcaactcacatgccgggcaagttctagactctaatGATTCACTAAGGACGGTTCCATTTCGACTCTCAAACAATTGCAAGTATTTACGGAGCCACAAattattaagcattaagcacaaagtgacacAAGCCAAGAAAAAGAGACATAGGCATCAATAAACATGCTATCTTACTCAACAAGGCATCATAAGCATCTTCAAACCATAGGGAAGGTAATTATACACATGCAAGAACCTAAATATACTACTATCAAATAAGTCAAAAGGTACCTAAAAATCTCATTTCCCCCATCTTTTTATTCCTCCATCCTAATCTactatataaaaaaaaagaactactactactacccggttcaactACATTCCATAAAAATGAACTGAGGAACAAAGAAAAACTAcaagggattattactacctaaaatataatttttttttttactaaaaagacatatttttggatttttctattttcaattcttttgtgtttttggttagactttaatccctcaagaaaattgctTAGGAAATCCATCGTTGGAAAAAGTCCAATCATTTCTATATATTtcgattttttgttttttttttcaaattaaaatactAAAAGCAATCCTAAAACCTAAAGACTAAAGCTAGGGTACTATACtaaaatatttttgtgttttctcaatatttatttatttttcaaattctaTGCTAAAGTAGAATTTACATGCCACAGAGAAAAGAGAATCTCCCACCCCATGCTTAAGTCATGCAGTGTCCTCAGTGCATATATAAAGCAATAAAAACAAGTAAAGTGATAGGAAAAACTCCCTGATCAGTCTTCAGCATCGCCTTCATCATAGAAGGCCCCATCTGCAACTATCCACTCTTCATCATCTGCTCCCCTAAGAGCATCATCCTCAGCCTCCTCCTCAAACTGCTCTAGCTCGACCTCTGAACATTTCGGTGTGTTGACATCCTCGTTCTCAGGTAGTCGCTGGCCCTCGCCAAGCCCGACCAGACGCTAGGCATGAGCATTGAGCGCAAAACGCTAATGTAAGTTGGTCCTCTCCTCTAGATTAGCCGACCCCCTCCAATCTGAAGCTGCAAGTCCAGAATCCCATAGAAATGAGCCATAAATCTGTCATCACGAGCGTTGTACTCGGTACCTGTAAGTGAAGACATATCGTTCTCCTCCTTCGCCCGATTGCTGGTGATGTGCGTCCCTCAGAGGGGTGTTGGAATGACTACATCAAAATCTCGCTCCTCCTCTACTTCTTCCTTTCTCAAGTACTGTGTCAGCATTTTGCCGAAGAACAACCTACCAATTCACTTGCTTTTTCTCACATGCGCTATCTGGTGGTGTATCAACTGACCCACATTCACCTTTTGGTCAATCATTAGGAAATAAAGCAGGCATACCCTCTCACGACTGATCATTGTCTCATGGTTACATGGTAACAAATGCGTGTTGATCAATGTCAACCAAACTTGAGCTTCTggcttcatcttcttctttggaAATTTCCTATGATGTTGGATCTTTTTGTCACGGATCTAGGACGCCACAAAATTGACACCACATAGAATGTGTAGAAACTCTTGATATGTCGGGCAGGTAATGAAGTTACCTAAGGGATGATGGGGAACATCCGTAGCTCCCACGTAATTTCATATAGTCGAtgcaaaaaaattaatcaatcggCCACGAATGGGCACACACTGCTCTGGATCATCCGGATCATATCCTGCATAGAACTCATGAACAAGGTTCACATTGATATACCCCAGGTTCCCTAACACACAGATCAACCCAAGATTATGAATACCCTTCAAAATCGACGGAGTTGGCTCGTCAagtgatctggttggttcccacatagaggaagaggattaggaggttcattgatggcctcagctATCAGTTGCGTTTTGTTATGACTCAGGAGAatgcatcaggtgctaggttcgacgaggtggttgatattgctcggtagCTAGAGTTGGTCCGTAgttaggagcgtgaggagagggaggccaagagggcTGCTCAGAAGACTCGTTAggttcatcggggtgcatcaacTAGCCATAGTTCATACAATGCTCgtccgggtcagtcatctctcagtgctctcccatCTCTGAGTTCATCCCCTACTCCCtcggttcagggttcatttgtGCCAGGTCCTTcaagcagttattctggttctcagggcccgattcagtccccaccaccattTTGCtttggaggtccagttcagcagaggggtTAGGCGGTGACTTCcgtaccagttacttcaccaccggCCTAGCTAGCTTGAGGTGGGGCTCAGACAGCTAGAGGTCGCTCTAGAAGGGGAGGGCGATCATgctagattctatgctattcgtgccaggccagaggccgttgcttcagatgcagtgatcacaagttttgtttcagtgtgccatagagatgcttccatattatttgaccatggttctacttattcctatgtatcatcctattttaatcgttatttggatattcctcgtgagtccttagtttcacctgttcatgtatctatgtcggtgagagatactattgttgtggaccgtgtatattggTCGTGTATGGTGACCATTGGAGGATTGGAGACTACAATTGATCACTTATTACTTAGTATAGTTGATTTCAACGTGATTTTGAGTatgtattggttgtctccatgtcatgctattcttgattgtcatgaaTAAGACCATGACGTTAGCAaggccggggttgccaaggatcgagtggagaggttttcTGGATTATGTTCCaagcagggtgatttcatatttaaagGCCCAATGGATGGTTGGAAAGGGGTGTTTGtcctatttggcctttgtgagagatgttggtgctgatactcctactattgattcagttccGATAgagcgagactttccggatatgtttcctgtagacctgccgggcatgccacccgacaaggatattgattttggtattgacttggtgccgggcactcagcccatttctatttctccTTATCGTATGACACCAAcatagttgaaggaattgaaagaacaactttaggAGTGTAACGATCCAACCGATCGTTTTTCTTTCTAcatccccattcccctaaataagactacCCCTATGTGCTTtaactgttttatgacttgtggggatggttagttcgagatttggaagggttcgggttaaaatcggaacactcggttccttaaggttggcaaaaagggctaagtttgagtttggtcaacattttgagtaaacgatctcggaacagggatttgacggtcccaataggtttgtatgacgattttagacttgggcgtacgttcggattgggttttggatgacccgggagtgtttcgacacttaatattgatagttggcaccttgaaggttttaaagttatttaaatttggtttagagtaggttttaaagtatcgaggtccatttgggattATGAGCCTAGGAATGGTTccttatggtgatttaagacttgcacgcaaaatttggtgtcattccgagtagtttaagtatgtttcggcgcgttcagagtaagttggaagaacttgaagttcataagttaattcaatttggtttggggtgttaTTCTTAGTTTGATGTTGTTTTCCGCTTTCCGTAGGAGCGAGCGAGTCcgtattatgatttcaaacttgttggtatgtttgggcggggtcctgggggcctcgagtgttaatcggacgaggctcagaccaagtttTGGACTTTGAGGAAATGGCTGAAGcatccagcttctggtgtaatcgtacATGCGAAAGGCCAGCCACAGGTGCGAActcgcagaagtgagccagcAATAGCAGAAGCGGCCCAGCAAAGGCTGCCCAGAAATCGCAGAAGCGGCaggaggaccgcacctgcggaggcgcaGATGCGAAGCAGAGGGGAAGGGGTAGGTGCGGCGATCtcaccgcagaagcgagccactgGTCAAAGAAGAGAGGGAGACAACTGAggggaggaccgcatctgcgaggcccttTACACATATGCTACTAAAGAGCTGCAAAAGCAGAAGTCCTGGAGGTAGTGAGCTTTATTTATTACAGGACTTAACCCAtttcttgggtgattttggagctcttggtgATGGGTTtttacctagcactttgaggtaagtaatttataTACAATGTGAGATaagtacatagattatgggtggattttaacatgaaaaattgtgaaaatcatgggtttagataaaaaatctaggttttgataaaaatgggatttaaccacgaaaatagttatggaattgagtggaaattaaatatttgagttcgtgaggttatgggtaacaactttcttcgaaaagtttcggaatccgggcacgcgAGCTTgtggatgaattttaggaattcttcaaatGGGgctgggtaatcactctaataatTAGAATATGAACCTTTGACCATATATTGATTGATTTATACAGCATTTGACTaggtttggattgttcggcactgaGTTGAGGCTTTGgagtgaatttgaggccggaaagtgagcttttaacgaggtaagtctcttgtctaaccttataagagggaatttatcccataggtgatttaaattaatgttttcttctaattgtgggggctacgtacgtacgagatgATGAGAgtacgtgcgtagctactaattgtGCTTATGTACGGGTAGTTTTAGGGCCCAAATCATGGattacttgtaatatttgcaccctacttgttaatttacgtgccaaaattatattagaacttgttagaggaattgtaaaagaccgaatttcacttacatGATTTTTCAGTGGATTACTTGGTCGTTAATGGAAATTTCATtacattgtgtattagccttgttaTAACGTTTAAGTCAAATTCTTATAAAGTatcttctcttcttgtggagcaggacgaacgcctcggcagtagatagatgcatctatggatcgtgccgcacgtccctcggcagtatacaagTTATTCTgtattgggccgtacgaccttggaataaatcgtgcttaataatactcggagcctaatcaTACTTGATATTATGTTGTGGCTTATGGGGTTACACTTATAAATGACAAAAATTTATTTGGAAATTAttaatttatgaaataaataTTTTCTCCTGCTTGTTAATGAATTATTACTATCATTTACATAACTCATGtttatttagaatttttgtattcatattgttagcccatagtaagtgtcaaagtcggccccccgtcactacttcttcgaggttaaactagatacttactgggtacctgttgtttatgtactcacgctacacttctgcactaatcgtacaGGATCTGGGGCAGGTGCACCTGGCGGTACTACCAGCGCGCATCCTAGatatcccgaggcatagtggtcaGCTGATTCCTGAGCCGTTCCGCAACACCTATAGTCTCTCCTTTGCATTTATTTctatctattttcatttcagacagcgGCTAGAGTTGTGTATAATCTATTAgttctcatacacttgtgataccaggttttggcacacacactagcagACATATGGTTTTGGATTATTCTATGGTTATGATTGCACTCAGCTGCTTTTGTCCATTTATTTACAAATTTGAGGTTTATTAACCTTTTAATTAATGGAATTTAATCACTTGAAAACTTAGTAAAAGAGAAATAACATGGTTTatttcactgttggcttgcctaacagtaacgttaggcgccatcgcgacctataggagaattgggtcgtgacaacatggtatcatagcactgggtcacgtaggtctcacaagttatgagcaggcctaatagagtcttgcggatcagtatagaGTCGTGCgtagttatcttcgagaggctatagggtgttaggaaactactctttcttcatttcctatcgtgcagttgatgtggtacgaagtatctttctcttattctctcacagatggtgagaacacatgcAGCAGATATTCTAGaacatggaggagctgctccccctattgttagaggtcgagggagggctccagcccatggtagggGACAAGGACGTCCCTGAGTTGCTCCAgctatgccaccagtggatccagtagaggatcctattattaaAAAGTAGGGTGAGGTACCTACGGTAGAGCCAGCTCCGATGGATTTCATGTCTGCGtagggattccaggaggtcatgggccgtatgctgcggttcatggattctatgatcTAGACTGGTTTATTTCAAGTAGATCCAGCCACATCTCtggtgggagggggagcacataccCTTACCGCTCAAGCTCACAGGGCATGCAACTGCTGTGTATCAGACCCCGGGCGCACTACCAGTGGGTGGAGCTCAGCtagttgcagcagctatacctgagcctagaccagctgtGGCCGGTAATCCGTAGAatctattggatagatggacagGGCTTCATCCCCCCTGTCTTCgaaggtgagcgacatgaggaccccccatgactttattgatcggtacagggacagactgcataacatgaggatattggagtcccatgttgtggattttactactttccagctggagggcagggcccgtaggtggtgacagtcatatcttctcggcagaccagcagattctcctcccatgacttgggattgGTTCCcccgtattttcctggataggtatattccgccctctcagagggaagagttacagtttcagttcgagcagctctagcagggtcagatgtctatgaccgactatgaggcgaggttctcagAGTTGTCTCTCCAAGCACTGATGATCATTCCCACTGATGCAGAGATAATgtggaggtttgttgcaggtttgcacACTGGCATTCATGCCATCatagcccgagaggttgagatggggacttcttacgagctagttgtagagatagctcagaggattgagggtgtacgtcagcataGCTGGGAGCAGGCTACGGGGGATAAGCGGTttcggtattctggagagtttagagatgccccggctgggggcagaggccagtttgtgaggggtcagtctagcaggcccacatatccagcatcgtcgccaccttggggtgctccagtgtgaCCCTATTTCAGCGCTATGCCGGAGAGTTCATACGGCCCACCAGCTATTTAGGGTTTTGCCAGTGGGTATTCGGGCCAGCAGGGTCAAACTTCAGGTCAGCAGCTCACCGTACCGAGAGGTTTTTTCGAGTGCGGAGATCTCAGTCATGTGCGGAAGTTCTGCCCCTGGCTTCAAGGCAAGGCAGTGAAGCAGAGtcaacagcctatgattacagcaccagctgccccacCAGCCGTCTGGCCGCCCACatgcggagggcaggtgggtagggcccgccttagaggtggaggccagtcggGTGGAGGCTAGTTAGGTGGCGCTCCAACTAGGTTCTATGATTTTTCGGCGAGACCAAAttcagtggcctcagatgccatgatcacatgtattatttctgtgtGCGGTaaggatgcttcagtactatttgacccaggatctacatattcatatgctTCATCTCTGTTTTCTCATTTTCTAGGTGTTattcgtgagtccttgggtactcctgtttatgtgtctactcctgttgGCGATTCTGTTGCTGTGGATCAGATCTACtggtcctgcattgttacattctatgattatgagactagagcgaatcttctgttgcttgatatgactgactttgtgatcatcttgggcatggactggttatctccttATCACGCCATCCATGATTTTCataccaagactgttaccttggcaatacaatagttgcctagattggagtggaagggatCATCTGTTAGCatatctagtcgggttatctcttttctgaaggctcgacacatggtcgagaagggttgtttggcttatctagcttatgttcgagatactactaCAGAGGCTCCGTCGATCGATTCAGTGCTCGTAGTccaggagttctccgatgtgtttccttccgatcttccaagcatgccaccagatcatgatatcaatttttgtattgatttggctccaggtacccaacctatatctatacCACTATCTCGCATGGctttgaaagagttaaaggaacaatttgaggagttactagcaaaggggttcgtcagacctagtgtatcgccttggggtgcaccggtgttatttatgaagaagaaagatgggactatgtggatgtgcattgattaccgtagttgaacaagg
The DNA window shown above is from Nicotiana tomentosiformis chromosome 8, ASM39032v3, whole genome shotgun sequence and carries:
- the LOC104117009 gene encoding uncharacterized protein, which encodes MKLCTRGLSTNLKAPIFVKNSKSASTVKWFQISGFEFPVSLSTISVRCTRSSVHVSSPVIQSDIDSSTLHIPEENLEKNVEKVIYSCRFFTILAVWGSLIGSFLCFIKGCSCVVESFQAYFASRTKVIVYLVEALDIYLLGTVMLVFGMGLYELFISNLDKGKSMSREKSSPYRSNLLGMFTLKERPRWLEITSVSGLKTKIGHVIVMLLLIGLFDKSKRAVINSPFDLLCFSASLLLCSACLYLLSKLTDDN